GTACTCGTACCTTTGACTCCCTGCGTACCACtgagctgtctctctctgtgttattcAGAGCTGACAGAGGCTCCAGGATGTTAAAGGGAACAAACCCTATCTGGTCGAAGCGATTCCGACACTTCCACCATCGCTTTGATGACTCGATTACCTGAGGACACAAGCCTCGCAAGTCAGCTGAGTTTGGTGGCATATTCCAATAATATATCTACTTGTACAGGTGAGTCACTGCCCCTCATTCTAATTATGTGTGTTTACCTCCAGTGTTTCTCCTTGTAGTACAGAAAGTTCACTGCTGTTTCTTGCCACAAAGTCATAACTGCAGCAGTAAAGTCTCTCACCTTCTGGTGGGAGCCCGTTTCCATCTCTGGAATGGAAATTACATATACATGGATACAGATACATGGAAATTAGTGACTTAGCTGGTATTGTCACACCTTTTATAAAACGTAACTATGCCCTGTTTTGTAGCACTTTTTCCAGTGCTTACAGACTTACACTGCCTCAGTGCTTTCACCAGGGCTCTCCGCTGTTTGTCGAGCTTGGTCATGTAAATTTTGTGCCTCCCTACTTTCCCTGAGGGCATCCTGTTTGTGCTGCAACTCGACGGGATCCTCGAACGGCTGGCCAGCTGAGTCGTAGGCCTGAGGCTGCCATCCGTCCAGGAAGACAGGTGAATATGGAGGAACAGACACATTAAGTTGCgaactgggaaaaaaagagggttGTGTTAGATCAACATGACGCTCTCTCTGACTaagatttacacacacacatacaaaaacatacagACCAGGGTGAAGTCCAGTTGGACCCTAATGAAGTCCAGagctccttttcctcttcagtcAGATGCTCCTGGAGCAGTGAAACAGCACCACTGGTCATAGCAGGACTAACCACTGACATAGCTGAAGCTGGCCCTCCAGTGGTATTTACCATCTGTGAAAGAGGAGGTCACCAAAGTCAGAATCATGGAGAGAAAAATCACTAAATGTAACATTAGAAAGACTCACTAGTCTCAGAGGCACAAAGATGTGATGCAGCAGGTCTGGTGCGTCCGGCTGTGCAATGGAAGACTTGAGACGGTCCTGGATAAACCAACAAATAGAGTCATTTAGATTttggtttcagtttcagtgctgCGTGTTACTTCAGTGCTTCATTGTGACCGGTCTAATCTCACCAGCAGACTGAGGGAGTACTTGATTTTCTGAAAGATATCCACGAAGTCTTCCTCTGACGGAGGGTAAGCTTTCATGATCAACAAATCATCTGCACACAGAAGAGTACAATCACAGTTACAGCCAAAATAACTTAAGTATGTAACGAAAGTATAcgtatgaaacacacacacaaactttgtgACCCATCACAATCACTGTTGTTGTTACATGCATTGATTTTTCACGCACTTTATGTTTGGGAAAGTAAAAgaataatagaaaataaaattaaaaggaaagaataacagaaacaccacagTAAAATCAAGTATTCCACTGCTGATAATGACTCTATAAAGGTGTGGAGTCTTCTTGTTCCAGCAAGCACTCTCCCACAAGACAAAGCCAGTGGTAATGACTAATAACAGCCTTGCATCCTATTTCATTATTAATACATTCACTGCCTTTAGTTTTATCGAGGGTCACacctctcccagcatgcactgggacAGAAACCTGGGAAACACCTGAGTTATGTTGCCTGGCCAACAATACAGGGCAAACagaagataaacacaaacacccatTCACGACCTATTGGCAATGTCCAGCGATACCACTGGATGGCCACTTCAAGCTGCGTACATCGTCGTTAGCCCAGCAGAACAAACTACTGTATGAAGTGAAGcacatttgaaatttttttttaatattaggTTATTTGTGCTCTGAATCTTCCTGAATTTTGATTTGGCCCAGCTTCAGTCACttgtttgtcatgtttcttGGCCATGCTTACTATATGCAAAAACATTCTGAATTAcctgaaggattttttttttggcaacctGCCTGTTGACATGCTTCCAGCATACAAAACATTGTGCCAATATAATCAGCCTTTGTCTACTGTTTCCTGCTTCTACTCTTCTTGTTCCGCAGCCTAATCTTCTCCTGACCGTCCTTGTGAAACCATGACCACGGTAATTAGTTGATGGGATGGTACCAGTTCTCTCACCATTTTCGTTCCCCTTCTTCTTGCTCTTCCTGctactcttcttcttcctttggtTGAGGATACTCTGGGCCTCGGCTGTCTGCTGCAACCGTCCCATGAATCGCTCCACATCGTCAAAACAGTGATTCATAATCTCCTGATGAAgacacattttgtgtgttttagccATTCATCTGTGCAGCTTatggaaattattttaatcaCGTAATAATTCCTAATACTGGTAATTTATAAAGCTATTCAACCAAAGAGTGTTCAAAGAGTTTACATCGACATGAAAGGTAACATATTTATGCAGTCACCTTGCAGTACAATGCAGTAGCCCTGAGATGATGTTGCATTTGTAATGCTAGAACATCTTGTAAAATGAAATCTGATACAACTGCTTTCTCAGCAAACAACCTGAATGTTATAACCTTTGCCGTGTAGTGTTTACTGCAAGTACTGGCCACAGAGGCGAGCTCAGCTGATGACGTAAGGCTTGAAGAGGAAGCCCTTATGGTTCAGAACTAAATAAAATCTCCTTCTTCATATCTTCCAGCTGtgatacctttttttttctaacaggcTTTTGTCACACTGCCTCTATCCataactaatgattatttttctagCACTGTTCTATCTGCTGTTGTTGGGCCATTTTGGTGAAGCTTCTTTACACAAGCTGCCATCTCCTTTGACTTTAAGATAAACCCACTGATTCACATATGaatgcacattaaaaagaaTATCTAAACTAATTAACCAGGTACAtaccacttctctctctgcattcaACTGAGATATATGATTTGAATCCAAGTTGGCACCAATCTCTGAGCACAGGAAGAACAAAGCAGTTAAAGCAGGGGATGAAAATACATCTAAAGTACATGCTCCAATATACACATAAACATTAGTCACGATGTACCTTTGCCAGAACCTGTGTAAATGGGAAGGCTACCGGGAGGAGGCTGCTCTCCTGGGGTTATCATGACCCGGACGCCTGAAGGCTTTCTCGGGACCACCGGAGGAGGTGATGCAgacatctgttgtgtgtggatgcaaacaagaaaaatcaaGCATGTGCTGTAATGCATTAGTGAGCAATCTTTAGGTACTataataatacttttttttttcataggaaAATGTCTGCAACTTTTGTGTGACTTTTCCAACAACTTTCTTGTTCATTGGAAATTGTTGTCTCTGTGATTAGCAATACATTATCTCTTTCAAGTGAATCATGCCTTGCATTCTTAAATTGTTGCGTAATACAGgtacatatttttatttcagctgcaACATCTACAAAGGAATTCATGtaacacaacttttttttttgtttcaaaagaTTTTTGAAAAACTTCACCCAGCTGATTAAAACACACTCATCTCAATTTCGTCTGGAtcgcgtaaaaaaaaaaaaaaaagatgaatgagaGCTCAATAGTGCCACATTCCACAAGCTGATTGTAAGAATGCTGTGGATTCTGTGTGCACACTCGCATGCATTTAAGTGACAGATACACATGACAGGAAAAACCACTGAAACCAGGTGCATGGTATGCAGATGACACAACCACCAAAACTTGATGGAGAAACTGTTTGAGCTGAATATAAAAGAAACAAGTTTGTGCTATGCAAAgaacatcacagctgttttcctggatctttctgtctttcttatttttgtaaTCTCTTCCAacatgttgatgaagcagtgaAAACtgcattaacttttttttaagcgccagcaaagaaaaaatgcaCAGCCAAAGCCCTTTGTGCAATTACAAATTCTTAAATGTTCTACTGAATCAAGATGAAGTAAAACTACTTCAGAAGTCTTCACATATTACTGGCACAAAGCAGATGTCCTTCACTTGACAGGTGcacctgcctctctctctttctccctctctctcacacacacacaaaaacagtttacacAAAGCCGATACCTGAAATCTAAATACATCACTGTACCTTTTAGTGCGGTTTAAGTGTTTAAATCCAAGGTAGAGAAACCAATCCTGCTGAGTTGTATGTGCACTGAGCTTAGCTGTTTACATGGGTACGTCCCACCTTCTAGAGATATGTAGAAACGGGAAAAACAAGTCTGGCTTTCCTTTCGCAGTTAATCTACGTTGCTTTCACTCTCCTCTGACTCGGCTCTCTCGTACACGTACgcacacgctctctctctccctcccattcttcttctctctgcatcTTTGTGAGCCTCTCCTTCCTTGTGACAGGCATCTCTACCAGCGACTGCCTGTGGCTTGTGCCAAGGGGCTAACATGATCTGTGACACATGCCATTCCAGAAATGTAATGCAGTCCTCCTCAAGCTCACCACCTCCACAAATTCAGTGATGTCAAGTTTCGTTTGAGACTATGATAATGAAGAGTgggaaaatgtgatttaatgttAAAATTAAGAGGAaagatttaaatgtaattcattCTTTGGATTTTTCTCAAAGGAGAAATGGCATTAGTTTAATAATTTCACACACTTGTTTTATAGTTGTCTTGTAGCTTCTCTCATTTAAAATGATCTCATTCCTTAAAGAAAATAAGAGGaaattgtttatttcttttaaaaaaagaaaagaaaaaactaaaaccgAGGGAACAATGGGGTGGATATGTTGCATAAATGAAATCATTGGTAGGATTTATCAATATTATAAATGTCAGAGGCCTGTGCTAACTAAATActtcaagaaaaacaaatactgatTGAGTAATACAGGCGGGAGGGTGCATTTATCAAAATGATATGAGAGAAGGTGTGGAAAAGGGTGTTGGTGAAAAGTCTGATATCTGGTTTCTAACATGGAGAAGTTTACTTCAGAAATGTAACACTGCTGGCTTGTGTAATATTTAGAGGCATGACAGACAGATATTGATTTAATTGGCAAACACAGACTAGAAAATACAAGTATTGGCAGTTCTTCCATGAAAGGGATCTGTCAAGGGTCCCAGTCTGTCTTGCATTTTCTCTCTGGTGAACATCGACATGCAACTTTATCATGAAGATGTTTCAGAATCCTGACAGCGGCGGTAAAGGTCCTGAGATGTTCCTCAACAAAGTGCAATTCCATGTTGATTCAATATCCAGTGACCAGAGTGCAAAATGAGAAGGATTTAGAAGTGAGC
The window above is part of the Toxotes jaculatrix isolate fToxJac2 chromosome 18, fToxJac2.pri, whole genome shotgun sequence genome. Proteins encoded here:
- the eps8l1a gene encoding epidermal growth factor receptor kinase substrate 8-like protein 1a, giving the protein MSASPPPVVPRKPSGVRVMITPGEQPPPGSLPIYTGSGKEIGANLDSNHISQLNAEREVEIMNHCFDDVERFMGRLQQTAEAQSILNQRKKKSSRKSKKKGNENDDLLIMKAYPPSEEDFVDIFQKIKYSLSLLDRLKSSIAQPDAPDLLHHIFVPLRLMVNTTGGPASAMSVVSPAMTSGAVSLLQEHLTEEEKELWTSLGSNWTSPCSQLNVSVPPYSPVFLDGWQPQAYDSAGQPFEDPVELQHKQDALRESREAQNLHDQARQTAESPGESTEAVDGNGLPPEGERLYCCSYDFVARNSSELSVLQGETLEVIESSKRWWKCRNRFDQIGFVPFNILEPLSALNNTERDSSVVRRESKKIPLSPPAKYFTFAPSSPVGTSPTAISPTARPQSMVLPSTTMGEESDRVLIMNDELLQRIAGKRGSGRPLVVPRSPDTSTPLNYHSPPAEVEAWLTAKGFSQQTIQSLGILTGAQLFSLNKEELRAVSPEEGARVYSQIMVQKALLEDVRKATELETVMEKQKLRISRNLEGEVFD